Proteins encoded in a region of the uncultured Paludibaculum sp. genome:
- a CDS encoding DUF1549 domain-containing protein, whose product MTALRLYPILMTLVLAAGGGIRLAVAADVPPRAADQPGANCSYIAAPDSVVSQATRVRREIYEQALAFAKAVPQRKTGRKPAAPSQFVRRNLIDQEIFQRLEAGGMLAAPLSGDEEFFRRINLDLTGRIPSAEEMRAFVADRSPRKRDAVIDRLLNSPEFVDKWTMWLGDLLQNSMAATNRSQNQSGRNAFHEYIKSAIADGKSWRAIAYDLITATGNNYDGNGAGVNFLLRGYAPMGPSQDTYDLLTVRAVTIFLGLGHYDCLLCHNGQGHLDAVSAWGTRSLRVEAERMAAHFSRMNLAAYPGNDKADFYKGSNLVLDRTNGDYLLNTKFGNRPDRTPIEVGGKEEKTLTPVYRDGTPAGGNWRVSFALKVTQDPMFARNFVNRLWKAMFNLALAEPVDALDPDRLDPAVEPPGGWDYQASYPDLLEDLAQLARESDFNLREMLRTMAQSTAYQLSSEYDGPWSIAKVSTFARHLPRRLEAEEVHDAVVKATGVSPAYTVGGWAQKVNWAMQLPEPAEPRTDGPARAFLDSFDRGNRDTLPRTASGSVLMWLNLMNSPVVNGRVNAKVSPYLAGLVANPSNEAVVEDLFLTFLSRSPSEYEKTVALRTLANSGTRQYTRAAAVEDLAWALINKADFLFSY is encoded by the coding sequence ATGACGGCTCTCCGGCTGTACCCAATTCTGATGACGCTCGTGCTGGCGGCGGGCGGCGGTATCCGGTTGGCGGTCGCGGCCGACGTTCCTCCGCGTGCGGCGGACCAACCGGGGGCAAACTGCTCGTACATTGCGGCACCGGATTCAGTGGTGTCGCAGGCGACTCGTGTCCGTCGCGAGATATACGAACAGGCATTGGCCTTCGCCAAGGCAGTACCTCAGCGGAAGACGGGGCGTAAACCGGCCGCACCCTCCCAGTTTGTCAGGCGGAATCTGATTGACCAGGAGATCTTTCAGCGTTTGGAGGCCGGCGGGATGCTGGCCGCGCCGCTGTCGGGGGACGAGGAGTTCTTCCGCCGGATCAACCTGGATCTCACGGGGCGGATTCCAAGTGCGGAAGAGATGCGGGCGTTTGTTGCGGACCGGAGTCCACGGAAGCGCGACGCGGTGATCGACCGGCTGCTGAACAGCCCGGAATTCGTGGATAAGTGGACGATGTGGCTGGGCGACCTGCTGCAGAACTCGATGGCGGCGACGAACCGCAGTCAGAACCAGTCCGGGCGGAATGCCTTTCACGAATACATCAAATCGGCGATCGCCGATGGGAAGTCTTGGCGGGCAATCGCCTACGATCTCATTACGGCGACTGGCAACAATTACGACGGAAATGGAGCCGGGGTGAATTTCCTTCTGCGCGGGTACGCTCCGATGGGGCCGAGCCAGGACACGTATGACTTGCTGACAGTGCGAGCGGTGACGATCTTCCTGGGGCTTGGGCACTACGACTGCCTGCTGTGTCACAACGGCCAGGGTCATCTGGATGCGGTGTCGGCTTGGGGGACGCGCTCACTGCGGGTGGAGGCGGAACGGATGGCGGCCCATTTCTCCCGGATGAATCTTGCGGCCTACCCGGGCAATGATAAGGCGGATTTCTACAAGGGATCGAATCTGGTGCTGGACCGCACGAACGGCGACTACCTACTGAACACAAAGTTTGGGAACCGTCCGGACCGGACGCCGATTGAGGTGGGCGGTAAAGAGGAGAAGACGCTGACTCCGGTGTACCGGGACGGGACTCCGGCGGGTGGCAACTGGCGGGTTTCCTTTGCGCTGAAGGTGACCCAGGATCCAATGTTCGCGCGCAATTTCGTGAATCGGCTGTGGAAGGCGATGTTCAATCTGGCGTTGGCGGAGCCGGTGGACGCGCTGGATCCGGACCGCCTGGATCCGGCGGTGGAACCTCCAGGGGGGTGGGATTACCAAGCCTCGTATCCGGATCTGCTGGAGGACTTGGCGCAATTGGCTCGGGAGAGTGATTTCAACCTGAGGGAGATGCTGCGGACGATGGCGCAGAGCACGGCCTACCAGTTGAGCTCAGAGTATGACGGACCCTGGAGCATCGCCAAAGTGAGCACGTTCGCACGCCACCTGCCGCGGCGCTTGGAGGCGGAGGAGGTCCACGATGCGGTGGTGAAGGCGACGGGCGTGTCACCGGCGTACACGGTGGGCGGGTGGGCGCAGAAGGTGAACTGGGCGATGCAACTGCCGGAGCCGGCGGAGCCGCGGACCGACGGGCCGGCTCGGGCGTTTCTCGACTCGTTCGACCGAGGTAATCGGGATACGCTGCCGCGTACCGCGTCGGGTTCCGTGCTGATGTGGCTGAACCTGATGAACTCGCCGGTGGTGAATGGCCGGGTGAATGCGAAGGTCTCGCCGTACCTGGCGGGTCTGGTGGCGAATCCTTCGAACGAGGCGGTGGTGGAGGATCTGTTCCTCACGTTTCTGTCGCGGAGTCCCAGTGAATATGAGAAGACAGTGGCCTTGAGGACGCTGGCGAACTCGGGCACAAGGCAGTATACCCGCGCGGCGGCGGTGGAGGACCTGGCCTGGGCCCTGATCAACAAGGCCGACTTTCTGTTTAGCTATTAG
- a CDS encoding TonB-dependent receptor, with translation MLTWGLRIATFLILTGLMHAQSITGSIVGTVSDTSGSPVPAANVQVQNQDTGAARTVVTNEQGNYAATLLPPGRYTVSIAQPGFKPSRIVDLEVRVDRSVRADLSLQLGEVSETITVSDAASTKVETDTSTLNQTLGQKTIVDMPISRSFVSLAGLTAGVVPVTGENGQSLQTSFTNRGNLSAFVSGQRESSVSFLIDGVESRGERLGNASMPVSVDAIQQFGMLRNTMSAEYGNAAAVMNISIKSGTNQIHGTAFEFLQNSVMNARNYFDTSAKAQTKLNDFGFSLGGPLVKDKTFFFTNFEGIRSRRTTPLLGREPTQAQLGGDLSSISSVIYDPLTTDAAGVRTAFPGNIIPVNRLDPATKNFSNYIPVANLAQPINNSNLSVSPSAIADSNQVHFRVDHALSSTDQLFGRWSYYDAPNTAPSLHPLWSKEYPWTTYNGALQETHVFGPRTVNEFRFGYSRDNIFQKAIGIPGTNLAQAIGLKNTVPNEPDGGALPGVTITGYNVSGGSRPTGYISNRFQYSDVLSLTRGNHVLKLGADTRRLQYNVYSSNSPNGDISFAKIFTTSTAGGSTGGDPLADYLLGAFNTASGARTVNSPAFRNTTYNFFAQDEWKVTSRLHLSLGLRYEYAQRAYDVHNKIAIVDFSTGNLIFARKNPFDPKDLSLNPNTSRALLDEDYNNFAPRFGFSYDAGKDTVIRGGYGIFYDVTQANELNFLGFVPPFQTLISVTNNPKAGTPGTLFQNLFPNPGPPDRIDPGTSTFSHLKTDRTPYVQQFNFNIQKRIFGDYLAEASYVGTLGRKQSKRRNYNQKRITAAVPYFPLPNLGPILTSEKNSNSSYNALQLRLERQFKTGWSLLANYTYSKSIDMDSANASSAANQDATNLGADRGLSDFDVRHRFTAVATYELPFARNAKGIIRVLAAGWQTSAIATMQGGFPLTISAADTSGAGSFTALRANRIGAGNLDSRDRNILRWFDTAAFVAPPSGTFGTAGRNIIIGPGTNSWNLAAMKNTSFLERYNLQFRAEFFNAFNHTQWFAPATNVSAPLQFGRITSARAPRNIQLALKLYF, from the coding sequence ATGTTGACCTGGGGTCTTAGAATCGCCACGTTCCTGATTCTCACCGGCCTGATGCACGCCCAATCCATCACCGGTAGCATCGTCGGCACCGTCAGCGACACCTCCGGCTCGCCCGTTCCGGCGGCCAATGTCCAAGTCCAGAACCAGGATACGGGCGCCGCCCGCACCGTCGTCACGAACGAGCAGGGCAACTATGCCGCCACCCTGCTGCCGCCCGGCCGCTATACCGTCTCCATCGCCCAGCCGGGCTTCAAGCCCAGCAGGATCGTGGACCTGGAAGTGCGCGTCGACCGCAGCGTCCGCGCGGACCTCTCCCTGCAACTCGGCGAGGTGAGTGAAACCATCACCGTCTCCGACGCAGCGTCCACCAAAGTGGAAACCGATACCTCCACCCTGAACCAAACCCTGGGCCAGAAGACGATCGTCGACATGCCCATCTCGCGCAGTTTCGTTTCGCTGGCCGGGTTGACCGCCGGAGTCGTGCCCGTCACCGGCGAGAACGGCCAGAGCCTGCAGACCAGTTTCACGAACCGCGGCAACCTGAGCGCCTTCGTCAGCGGCCAGCGCGAATCGTCTGTTTCCTTCCTGATCGACGGCGTCGAGTCGCGCGGCGAACGGCTGGGCAACGCCAGCATGCCGGTCTCGGTGGACGCCATCCAGCAGTTCGGCATGCTCCGCAACACCATGTCCGCCGAGTACGGTAATGCCGCGGCGGTCATGAATATCTCGATCAAGTCGGGCACCAACCAGATCCACGGGACGGCGTTCGAGTTCCTGCAGAACTCCGTCATGAATGCCCGCAACTACTTCGACACCAGCGCCAAGGCACAGACCAAGCTCAACGACTTTGGTTTCAGCCTCGGCGGCCCGCTAGTCAAGGACAAAACCTTCTTCTTCACCAACTTCGAGGGGATCCGCAGCCGCCGCACCACCCCGCTGCTCGGCCGCGAACCCACCCAGGCCCAACTGGGCGGCGACCTGTCGTCGATCTCCAGCGTCATCTACGACCCGCTCACCACCGACGCCGCCGGCGTACGGACCGCTTTCCCGGGTAACATCATTCCTGTCAATCGGTTAGATCCGGCGACCAAAAACTTCAGCAACTACATCCCAGTAGCCAACCTGGCCCAGCCCATCAACAACAGCAACCTCTCGGTCTCGCCCAGCGCCATCGCCGACAGCAACCAGGTGCACTTCCGGGTCGATCATGCCCTCAGCAGTACGGATCAGCTCTTTGGCCGGTGGTCGTATTACGACGCTCCGAACACGGCTCCTTCACTCCACCCGCTGTGGAGCAAGGAATACCCCTGGACTACGTACAACGGCGCTCTCCAGGAGACGCACGTCTTCGGGCCCCGAACCGTCAACGAGTTCCGCTTCGGCTACAGCCGCGACAACATCTTCCAGAAGGCGATCGGTATCCCCGGCACGAACCTGGCCCAGGCGATCGGGTTGAAGAACACGGTCCCCAACGAGCCCGATGGCGGAGCCCTGCCCGGTGTGACGATCACCGGCTACAACGTCTCCGGCGGCAGCCGCCCAACCGGCTATATTTCCAATCGTTTCCAGTACTCCGACGTCCTCAGCCTGACGCGCGGCAACCATGTTCTCAAGCTGGGCGCCGACACCCGGCGGCTGCAGTACAACGTATACAGCTCCAACTCTCCGAACGGCGACATCTCGTTCGCCAAAATCTTCACGACCTCGACGGCCGGCGGCAGCACAGGCGGCGATCCCCTGGCGGACTATCTGCTGGGCGCCTTCAACACGGCCAGCGGCGCGCGCACGGTGAACAGCCCGGCCTTCCGCAACACGACGTACAACTTCTTCGCGCAGGATGAATGGAAGGTCACCTCGCGCCTCCACTTGTCGCTGGGCTTGAGGTACGAGTACGCGCAACGAGCCTACGATGTCCACAACAAGATCGCCATCGTCGACTTCTCGACGGGCAACCTGATCTTCGCCCGCAAGAACCCCTTTGACCCGAAGGACTTGAGCCTGAATCCCAATACCTCGCGTGCCCTGTTGGACGAGGACTACAACAACTTTGCTCCGCGCTTCGGCTTCAGCTATGACGCGGGCAAGGATACGGTGATCCGGGGCGGCTACGGCATCTTCTACGACGTCACCCAGGCCAACGAACTGAACTTCCTGGGCTTCGTGCCGCCGTTCCAGACGCTGATTTCCGTCACGAACAATCCCAAGGCCGGCACGCCGGGCACCCTCTTCCAGAACCTGTTCCCGAACCCGGGTCCGCCGGATCGCATCGATCCCGGTACATCGACGTTCTCGCACCTCAAGACCGACCGTACGCCCTACGTCCAGCAGTTCAACTTCAACATTCAAAAGCGGATCTTCGGCGACTACCTGGCGGAAGCCTCCTACGTCGGCACCCTGGGCCGCAAGCAGTCGAAGCGTCGCAACTACAACCAGAAGCGGATCACGGCGGCGGTGCCCTACTTCCCGCTGCCCAACCTCGGCCCGATCCTGACCTCCGAGAAGAACTCGAATTCGAGCTACAACGCGCTGCAACTGCGGCTGGAACGCCAGTTCAAGACCGGCTGGTCGCTGCTGGCGAACTATACCTACTCGAAGTCGATCGACATGGACTCCGCCAACGCCTCTTCGGCCGCCAACCAGGACGCCACGAACCTCGGCGCCGATCGTGGTTTGAGCGACTTCGACGTGCGCCACCGCTTCACGGCCGTGGCGACCTATGAGCTGCCATTTGCCCGCAACGCCAAAGGCATCATCCGCGTGTTGGCCGCCGGCTGGCAGACCAGCGCGATCGCTACCATGCAGGGCGGCTTCCCCCTGACCATCTCGGCCGCGGACACCTCCGGCGCGGGCTCGTTCACCGCTCTACGCGCCAACCGCATCGGCGCCGGGAATCTGGACTCCCGCGACCGCAACATCCTGCGCTGGTTCGACACGGCGGCGTTTGTGGCTCCGCCGTCAGGGACGTTCGGCACCGCTGGCCGCAACATCATCATCGGACCGGGCACGAACAGCTGGAACCTGGCAGCGATGAAGAACACGTCCTTCCTGGAGCGCTACAACCTCCAGTTCCGGGCTGAGTTCTTCAATGCTTTCAATCACACACAGTGGTTTGCCCCGGCTACGAACGTGAGCGCTCCACTGCAGTTTGGGCGTATCACCTCGGCCCGTGCTCCGCGCAACATCCAACTGGCGCTGAAGCTCTATTTCTAG
- a CDS encoding SWIM zinc finger family protein → MRYDDWGWAPYVPVAVRRRNALREMEKRRKQGHPVSPVTIEGRTIARTFWGKAWCDNLERYSDYANRLPRGRTYVRNGSVVNLELTPGQIHAHVAGSDLYEVILKVTPVAKTHWNSLCADCAGTIDSLVELLQGRLSKGVMERICRQGQGLFPAPSELKLSCDCPDGAHMCKHVAAVLYGVGARLDHQPELLFLLRGVDEKDLIASASKGAPLSSQGPASGKILGDEDLSALFGLDMAEDAGTPPPAPKPAKRATPVKRPAVKKTAGRKAVKKAAKKAAKKAVSQKKARKR, encoded by the coding sequence ATGAGGTACGACGATTGGGGCTGGGCCCCATATGTTCCGGTGGCTGTGCGCCGCCGCAACGCACTGCGTGAGATGGAGAAGCGCAGGAAGCAGGGACACCCCGTCTCCCCCGTCACCATCGAAGGACGCACCATCGCCCGGACGTTCTGGGGCAAAGCCTGGTGCGACAACCTGGAGCGCTATAGCGACTACGCCAATCGCCTCCCACGCGGGCGGACCTATGTGCGCAACGGCTCAGTGGTGAATTTGGAGTTGACCCCCGGCCAGATTCACGCGCATGTCGCCGGGTCCGACCTGTATGAGGTCATCCTGAAGGTGACACCGGTCGCGAAGACGCACTGGAACTCCCTTTGTGCGGATTGCGCCGGCACCATCGATTCACTGGTCGAGTTGCTGCAGGGGCGCCTGTCCAAGGGCGTCATGGAGCGCATCTGCAGGCAGGGCCAGGGGCTCTTTCCCGCTCCTTCCGAACTCAAGCTCTCCTGCGATTGTCCGGACGGTGCGCATATGTGCAAGCATGTCGCGGCCGTGCTCTACGGCGTCGGCGCGCGCCTCGACCACCAACCGGAACTCCTGTTCCTCCTGCGAGGAGTGGACGAAAAGGACCTGATCGCGAGTGCGAGCAAAGGCGCTCCGTTGTCCAGTCAGGGCCCCGCCTCCGGAAAGATCCTGGGCGACGAAGATCTCTCGGCCCTGTTCGGCCTGGATATGGCGGAGGACGCAGGCACCCCACCGCCCGCGCCAAAACCGGCTAAGAGGGCGACGCCGGTCAAAAGGCCCGCGGTCAAGAAGACCGCCGGCCGAAAGGCCGTCAAGAAGGCTGCGAAGAAGGCCGCAAAGAAGGCCGTCTCCCAGAAGAAGGCTCGCAAGCGGTAG
- the proS gene encoding proline--tRNA ligase: MSESPITPRGKDFASWYQDVVLHGDMAEPAEIVKGCMVIKPNGYAVWERLQRELDDRFKATNHQNIYLPLLIPQSFLQKEAEHVEGFSPELAVVTIAGGKELEEPYVIRPTSETIVGHFFSKWIHSYRDLPVLVNQWANVIRWELRTRMFLRTTEFLWQEGHTAHSSHEEAVEEVLRILDLYAEVSEEIMAVPVIKGVKTRAEKFAGALRSYSIEAMMQNGLALQAGTSHDLGQNFGKAFDVQFQSKEGKLDYVWQTSWGVSTRLIGGLIMTHSDDKGLVLPPKVAPRKSVLVPIYRKDEEKAVVMEAASKLAKDLGAHIDVRDGMTPGAKFFHWERLGIPVVFELGPRDVASGNMVIKRRDTGTKEVIPQSEAVAKQAEILEAMQRDLLAKARQRMQDNTVLANSIGEVEEILGSVTAEKGGGKFVMAHLKDDPANDARIKEFKASVRNIPSVDLYDGPGKCILTGETVDRRVVIAKAY, translated from the coding sequence ATGTCCGAGTCTCCTATTACCCCTCGCGGAAAAGATTTTGCCTCCTGGTATCAGGATGTGGTGCTGCATGGCGATATGGCCGAGCCGGCCGAGATCGTCAAGGGTTGCATGGTGATTAAACCGAACGGCTATGCCGTTTGGGAGCGTCTGCAGCGTGAGCTGGACGACCGGTTCAAGGCCACCAACCACCAGAACATCTACCTGCCGCTGCTGATTCCACAGAGCTTCCTGCAGAAGGAAGCGGAGCACGTCGAGGGGTTCTCGCCGGAACTGGCTGTCGTCACGATCGCGGGCGGCAAGGAACTGGAAGAGCCCTACGTCATCCGGCCCACCTCGGAGACCATCGTCGGCCATTTCTTCTCGAAATGGATCCACAGCTATCGGGACCTGCCGGTGCTGGTGAACCAGTGGGCGAACGTCATCCGCTGGGAGCTGCGCACGCGTATGTTCCTGAGGACGACGGAGTTCCTGTGGCAGGAAGGGCATACGGCGCACTCCAGCCATGAGGAGGCGGTGGAAGAGGTGCTGAGGATCCTGGATCTGTACGCCGAGGTCTCGGAAGAGATCATGGCGGTGCCGGTGATCAAGGGTGTGAAGACGCGGGCGGAGAAGTTCGCTGGCGCGCTGCGGTCGTACTCGATCGAGGCGATGATGCAGAACGGCTTGGCTTTGCAGGCCGGCACCAGCCACGACCTGGGCCAGAACTTCGGCAAGGCATTCGATGTCCAGTTCCAAAGCAAGGAAGGGAAGCTGGACTATGTGTGGCAGACGAGCTGGGGTGTGAGCACGCGTCTGATCGGCGGGCTGATCATGACCCATTCGGACGATAAGGGTCTGGTGCTGCCGCCCAAGGTGGCTCCGCGGAAGAGCGTGCTGGTGCCCATCTACCGCAAGGACGAAGAGAAGGCCGTGGTGATGGAGGCGGCGTCGAAGCTGGCGAAGGACCTGGGCGCGCACATCGACGTGCGCGACGGCATGACGCCGGGCGCCAAGTTCTTCCATTGGGAGCGGTTAGGGATCCCAGTGGTGTTCGAGCTGGGTCCGCGCGACGTGGCCAGCGGCAACATGGTGATCAAGCGGCGCGACACGGGCACGAAGGAAGTGATTCCGCAGTCCGAGGCGGTGGCGAAACAGGCGGAGATCCTAGAAGCGATGCAGCGCGACTTGCTGGCGAAGGCCCGGCAGCGGATGCAGGACAATACGGTGCTGGCGAACTCCATCGGCGAGGTGGAGGAGATCCTGGGCTCGGTGACGGCCGAGAAGGGCGGCGGCAAGTTCGTGATGGCGCACCTGAAGGACGATCCGGCGAACGACGCGCGGATCAAGGAATTCAAGGCGAGCGTCCGGAACATTCCGTCGGTGGATCTGTACGACGGGCCGGGCAAGTGTATCCTGACCGGCGAGACGGTGGATCGCCGCGTTGTGATCGCCAAGGCGTACTAA
- a CDS encoding DUF1501 domain-containing protein, producing the protein MKNRFGVDWSKSRGTNFWLRPAIDRRVFFRHVGAAVAGSFFLPGRSLETIARGQGSPVRKAKNVIFVMMAGGPSHTDTFDLKEGAWTLPAMEPTTYGDIRWPRGLFPKLAEQMDSIALIRSAKAWALVHEIMQSWVQIGRNPLSGLSKMAPHIGSVVARELGDPNSIMPAFVSLNSGRGPGQGFLQPTTAPFYVSPGGSGLGNTTSPLGAAGFDRRYGLLLELDAETRTEAAMGPAVKEMEQFNLTARSLMYNPAVDAIFKFDAAERARYGDNTLGNACIAARNLLKSGLGARFIQITSGGWDMHVGIYTGRALNPADEKSTGRAFDTAMGTLIADLKRDGLLDETLILCMGEFGRTVGNPNSGSGRDHFMTQSVMLAGARIRGGRVIGKTDDMGNGLVEPGWSLKREIRPEDLEATLYSALGIDWTKVYHDDPLDRGFSLVPTNQPEQYAPVHELWA; encoded by the coding sequence ATGAAAAACCGTTTTGGCGTGGATTGGTCGAAGTCGCGAGGTACGAATTTCTGGCTGAGGCCCGCCATCGATCGGAGGGTGTTCTTCCGGCATGTCGGCGCCGCGGTGGCGGGGAGCTTTTTTCTACCGGGCCGCAGCCTGGAGACGATTGCCCGGGGCCAAGGCTCGCCTGTCCGGAAGGCCAAGAACGTGATCTTCGTGATGATGGCCGGTGGGCCGAGCCACACGGACACCTTCGACCTGAAAGAGGGGGCGTGGACACTGCCGGCGATGGAGCCCACCACGTACGGCGACATCCGATGGCCGCGGGGTCTATTCCCGAAGCTCGCCGAACAGATGGATTCGATTGCGCTGATCCGGTCGGCGAAGGCGTGGGCGTTGGTTCACGAGATCATGCAGTCGTGGGTGCAGATTGGGCGGAACCCTCTATCGGGGTTGTCGAAAATGGCTCCGCATATCGGTTCGGTGGTGGCGCGTGAACTGGGGGACCCGAATTCGATCATGCCCGCGTTCGTGTCACTGAACAGCGGCCGGGGCCCCGGGCAGGGGTTCCTGCAGCCGACGACGGCGCCGTTCTATGTGAGCCCTGGCGGCAGCGGGCTGGGGAACACGACGTCGCCGCTAGGCGCGGCGGGATTCGACCGGCGGTATGGGTTGTTGCTGGAGTTGGACGCCGAGACCAGGACGGAAGCGGCGATGGGGCCGGCGGTGAAGGAGATGGAGCAGTTCAACCTGACGGCGCGGTCGCTGATGTACAACCCGGCGGTGGATGCGATATTCAAGTTCGACGCGGCGGAGAGAGCGCGGTATGGGGACAACACGCTGGGCAACGCCTGCATCGCGGCACGGAACCTGCTGAAGAGCGGCCTGGGCGCGCGCTTCATCCAGATCACCAGCGGTGGCTGGGATATGCACGTGGGCATCTACACCGGGCGGGCGCTCAATCCGGCGGACGAGAAGTCGACCGGGCGCGCGTTCGACACGGCGATGGGTACGCTGATTGCGGATCTGAAGCGGGACGGGTTGCTGGATGAAACGCTGATCCTGTGCATGGGCGAGTTTGGCCGCACGGTGGGGAATCCCAATTCCGGTTCGGGCCGCGACCACTTCATGACGCAATCGGTGATGCTGGCAGGGGCCAGGATCAGGGGCGGCCGGGTGATTGGCAAGACGGACGACATGGGGAACGGCCTGGTGGAGCCCGGGTGGTCGCTGAAGCGCGAGATCAGGCCGGAGGATCTGGAGGCGACGCTGTATTCCGCGCTGGGCATCGACTGGACGAAGGTGTACCACGACGATCCTCTGGACCGGGGCTTCTCGCTGGTGCCGACGAACCAGCCAGAGCAATACGCGCCCGTGCACGAGCTTTGGGCTTAA
- a CDS encoding winged helix-turn-helix domain-containing protein, which translates to MPAGPEAERPYCVDEAMVAPGKIRFGPYLFDLREQRLSGPAGEIPLNLKSAAVLAYLAQRPGQIVPKDELLHAVWADTAVTDDALVQRVLDIRKALGDNSKTPQYIRTHPKRGYEFVAGPDASPAEPGATRWWRPVLAFALTVAAVALFWLGRKPPAAPVELKIAQMTFLPGMEDYPAFDATGRRILYGSDENGTANLWILEESSGDRRQVTQSKANLSEPDWSPDSDWIAYRSEEGKGGLFAKSLVTGETASIAGFGHHPRWSPDGRLVAFHTAGSQSDLYVWKKEDRSVRRVVVSSPTLASLSWPAWSQDGQMVYFIATAQFRSEPAQKRSPDWVYLGHQIWRVSTAGGEAKVVTPGTGVLKDGGFDYDRTRSQLVFVGLDRGLWRSEIDRRTGAETAKPVRLTLTTQGHQHPRFSPGGEIAFSAIAAPEALWLVPFKSDGRLDESAMARLTTGAASVRAPVLSPDGRRIVYFLWQGERFELWLLDLETRAVRPIGPNDQLSRTSPSWIDEGRGLAYDLMDGRNRERRRALFNQDFSKLVDEKVLDGAPSGRAPSNWDPTARFRPYVESKDGQQNLWLERKDASPLRLAGPGHYQSATWSADGRRIYYQSDEDGWFNIWLLDFDPARGTPIGPPRQSSYFRGSPYLLSDSNLGFAMQPKGLVVPLLENRGDLWLIRSH; encoded by the coding sequence TTGCCTGCAGGACCCGAGGCGGAGCGTCCATACTGTGTAGACGAGGCCATGGTCGCGCCAGGGAAAATCCGCTTCGGTCCTTACCTCTTCGATCTGAGGGAGCAACGCCTTTCCGGACCCGCCGGCGAAATTCCGCTCAACCTGAAATCCGCCGCCGTCCTCGCCTACCTCGCCCAACGCCCCGGCCAGATCGTGCCCAAGGATGAACTGCTGCACGCTGTCTGGGCCGATACCGCCGTCACCGACGACGCTCTCGTCCAGCGCGTGCTCGACATACGCAAGGCCCTGGGCGATAACTCGAAGACACCGCAGTACATCCGTACCCATCCCAAGCGCGGATACGAGTTCGTCGCCGGGCCGGATGCTTCGCCGGCCGAACCGGGCGCCACCCGCTGGTGGAGGCCTGTCCTTGCCTTTGCTCTGACTGTTGCGGCGGTCGCCCTGTTCTGGCTTGGCCGTAAGCCGCCCGCCGCCCCCGTCGAACTCAAGATCGCCCAGATGACCTTCCTGCCCGGCATGGAAGACTACCCCGCCTTCGACGCCACCGGCCGCCGCATCCTGTACGGCTCCGACGAGAATGGAACCGCGAACCTCTGGATCCTCGAAGAATCCAGCGGCGACCGCCGCCAGGTGACTCAATCCAAAGCCAATCTCTCCGAACCCGACTGGTCGCCCGACTCCGACTGGATCGCTTACCGCTCCGAAGAGGGCAAGGGCGGGCTCTTTGCGAAGTCGCTCGTCACCGGCGAGACCGCCTCCATCGCCGGGTTCGGCCACCACCCGCGCTGGTCCCCCGATGGCCGCCTCGTCGCGTTCCACACTGCGGGATCCCAAAGCGACCTGTACGTCTGGAAGAAAGAAGACCGCTCGGTGCGCCGCGTCGTTGTCTCCTCACCCACCCTCGCCAGTCTTTCCTGGCCCGCCTGGAGCCAGGACGGCCAGATGGTCTATTTCATTGCCACGGCTCAGTTTCGCAGCGAGCCGGCGCAGAAACGCTCGCCCGATTGGGTCTACCTGGGCCACCAGATCTGGCGGGTCTCCACTGCCGGCGGCGAAGCCAAAGTGGTGACGCCCGGCACCGGAGTCCTAAAGGACGGCGGCTTCGACTATGACCGCACTCGCTCCCAACTGGTGTTTGTCGGCCTCGACCGTGGCCTATGGCGCTCTGAGATCGACCGCCGCACTGGTGCGGAAACGGCCAAGCCAGTCCGCCTGACGCTGACTACTCAAGGCCACCAACACCCGCGCTTCAGCCCCGGAGGCGAGATCGCCTTCTCCGCCATCGCCGCACCGGAAGCCCTTTGGCTGGTTCCGTTTAAGTCCGACGGGAGGCTGGACGAATCAGCCATGGCTCGCCTCACCACCGGAGCCGCTTCTGTCCGAGCCCCGGTGCTCTCGCCCGACGGCCGCCGCATCGTCTACTTCCTCTGGCAAGGCGAGCGCTTCGAACTCTGGCTGCTCGATCTCGAGACCCGCGCCGTGCGGCCCATCGGTCCCAACGACCAGCTTTCCCGGACCTCTCCATCCTGGATCGACGAAGGCCGTGGCCTGGCCTACGACCTGATGGACGGCCGCAATCGCGAACGCCGCCGGGCCCTGTTCAACCAGGACTTCTCCAAACTGGTCGACGAGAAAGTCCTGGATGGTGCGCCTAGCGGACGCGCGCCCAGCAACTGGGACCCCACCGCGCGGTTCCGGCCGTATGTCGAGTCCAAGGACGGCCAGCAGAACCTGTGGCTGGAACGGAAAGACGCCTCGCCACTCCGATTGGCCGGTCCGGGCCACTACCAGAGCGCCACATGGTCGGCGGACGGCCGGCGCATCTACTACCAGTCTGACGAAGACGGCTGGTTCAATATCTGGCTGCTGGACTTCGACCCTGCCCGCGGCACCCCCATCGGACCACCCCGCCAAAGCAGTTACTTCCGAGGCAGCCCCTACCTGCTGTCCGACAGTAACCTCGGCTTCGCCATGCAGCCAAAGGGCTTAGTGGTTCCGCTACTGGAGAACCGCGGCGACCTGTGGCTGATCCGCAGTCACTGA